A section of the Alphaproteobacteria bacterium genome encodes:
- a CDS encoding CoA transferase, which yields MTLPLAGVRVLAVEQYGAGPFGTMFLADQGAEVIKIENPHDGGDMSRVAGPHFFAPGDSVFFHALNRNKRSLTLDLSKPKGRTVLHDLVKSADAVANNLRGDVPEKLGLDYAQLKAHNPRIICAHLSAYGRKGPRKSWPGYDYLMQAETGYFSLTGEPDSLPTRCGLSIIDLMTGVAMAFGLVSALTAARATGEGRDIDVSLFDLALGNLNYLAAWYLNNGDAQARRPRSAHPTMTPCQLFPTADGWIFLMCNKEKFWPALCQALGQPGWADDPRFRTFPDRLENRDAVVALLDGALKERTTAEWLADFAGVVPAAPVLDVAQALDNPFVTEHGRLHTVEHPDAGPFQLVAPAIRSAGDPPPANPAPPLGGDTDDILGGLGYNTSRIASLRDDGVI from the coding sequence ATGACTTTGCCCCTCGCAGGCGTGCGCGTCCTCGCGGTCGAGCAATATGGTGCCGGGCCCTTCGGCACCATGTTCCTCGCCGATCAAGGCGCCGAGGTCATCAAGATCGAGAATCCGCACGATGGCGGCGACATGTCCCGCGTGGCGGGGCCGCATTTCTTCGCCCCCGGCGACAGCGTCTTCTTCCACGCGCTAAACCGCAACAAGCGATCGCTGACCCTCGATTTGTCGAAACCCAAGGGCCGCACAGTGTTGCACGATCTGGTTAAAAGTGCCGACGCCGTAGCCAACAATCTGCGCGGCGACGTGCCGGAAAAGCTTGGGCTCGATTATGCCCAGCTCAAGGCGCACAACCCGCGCATCATCTGCGCCCACCTGAGCGCCTATGGCCGCAAGGGTCCGCGTAAAAGTTGGCCGGGTTACGATTACCTGATGCAGGCGGAGACCGGCTATTTCTCGCTCACCGGCGAGCCAGACAGCCTCCCGACTCGCTGCGGGCTCTCGATCATCGACTTGATGACGGGCGTTGCCATGGCCTTCGGCCTGGTCTCGGCGCTGACTGCAGCGCGCGCCACGGGCGAAGGTCGCGATATTGATGTAAGCCTGTTCGACCTAGCGCTCGGCAATCTAAACTATCTCGCCGCCTGGTATCTCAACAATGGTGATGCCCAGGCGCGCCGACCGCGCTCAGCCCATCCCACCATGACCCCCTGCCAGCTTTTCCCCACTGCTGACGGCTGGATATTTCTGATGTGCAACAAGGAGAAGTTCTGGCCAGCACTGTGCCAGGCGCTGGGCCAGCCGGGGTGGGCCGACGATCCACGCTTCCGAACCTTCCCCGACCGCCTGGAGAACCGTGACGCGGTGGTGGCGTTACTCGACGGCGCGCTCAAGGAACGTACGACCGCCGAATGGCTCGCCGACTTTGCCGGCGTCGTGCCCGCCGCCCCTGTACTTGACGTCGCCCAGGCCCTCGACAACCCCTTCGTTACCGAGCACGGCCGGCTGCACACCGTCGAGCACCCCGACGCGGGACCGTTCCAACTCGTTGCCCCAGCGATCCGCTCCGCCGGCGATCCACCACCCGCCAACCCCGCTCCACCCCTTGGCGGCGATACCGACGACATCCTCGGTGGCTTAGGCTACAACACCTCGCGCATCGCCAGCTTGCGTGACGACGGAGTGATCTAA